The Roseovarius indicus genome has a segment encoding these proteins:
- a CDS encoding helix-turn-helix transcriptional regulator yields MNSRRYQFATEPTGLKRQDAAAHCGVSPGHFDKMVKEGVLPAPRALGGVNLWLRQELDVALFDIAPKQSEGSGTSCDAAFGLSS; encoded by the coding sequence ATGAATAGCCGACGCTACCAATTCGCGACCGAGCCGACTGGCCTGAAAAGGCAGGATGCGGCCGCGCATTGTGGCGTGTCGCCGGGGCATTTTGACAAGATGGTCAAGGAAGGCGTTCTGCCCGCGCCGCGAGCCCTGGGGGGCGTGAACCTGTGGTTGCGGCAAGAGCTCGACGTGGCACTGTTTGATATAGCGCCGAAACAAAGCGAGGGAAGCGGCACATCATGCGACGCGGCGTTCGGCCTCTCAAGCTAA
- a CDS encoding MerR family transcriptional regulator, whose protein sequence is MTRIVNLRNATQNKVWQMKLELETYTPSEAEEITSVKQATVRNWRRAGHLPRREGHARYNLADMLVMFVMGMLVSRGTTPEAAKEFAGHAARAIFQSTIWSTKAFSGPVREKAKVEIGKVSEDELSHLKAEIGDERRIEMVEEVHIQKTMIKAAEQLAGITGLKHPTWLIVWANGEIQFYYDEDISEETFFGNTVFDEFVQGPVMLFCLGALAQIVIDRLPRPAFRLAEGAE, encoded by the coding sequence TTGACACGAATTGTCAATTTGCGTAACGCTACACAAAACAAGGTGTGGCAGATGAAACTGGAATTGGAAACATACACCCCGAGTGAGGCCGAGGAGATAACGTCAGTCAAGCAGGCGACGGTTCGCAACTGGCGGCGAGCGGGTCACCTACCTCGGCGAGAGGGTCATGCACGTTACAACCTGGCGGACATGCTGGTGATGTTTGTCATGGGGATGCTGGTTTCACGTGGCACCACCCCGGAAGCTGCCAAGGAGTTCGCGGGACATGCGGCCCGCGCCATTTTTCAAAGCACGATTTGGAGTACGAAAGCGTTCTCGGGGCCGGTGCGGGAAAAAGCGAAAGTTGAGATTGGCAAGGTCTCCGAAGACGAACTGTCCCATCTCAAGGCTGAAATTGGAGATGAGCGTCGGATCGAGATGGTCGAAGAGGTGCACATCCAAAAAACCATGATCAAGGCGGCTGAGCAGCTGGCTGGGATCACAGGCTTGAAGCATCCGACTTGGCTGATTGTTTGGGCGAATGGTGAAATCCAATTCTACTATGACGAGGACATATCCGAAGAGACCTTCTTCGGGAACACAGTCTTTGATGAGTTTGTTCAAGGCCCGGTCATGCTCTTTTGCCTCGGTGCGCTGGCCCAGATTGTGATCGACCGGTTGCCACGCCCCGCGTTCCGCTTAGCCGAAGGGGCGGAGTGA
- a CDS encoding helix-turn-helix domain-containing protein yields MARAALGIGVRDLAALANVAQATVSRLERGEELKPATVVAIRSALEAAGVQFIEENGGGAGVRLRK; encoded by the coding sequence ATGGCCAGAGCCGCCCTCGGTATTGGCGTTCGCGATCTCGCCGCACTTGCAAATGTTGCTCAGGCCACGGTGTCTCGCCTAGAGCGCGGAGAAGAATTGAAACCTGCCACGGTAGTTGCTATCCGATCTGCCCTCGAAGCCGCCGGGGTGCAGTTCATCGAGGAAAACGGCGGCGGCGCTGGAGTGAGATTGAGGAAATGA